In the Leptospira sp. WS4.C2 genome, one interval contains:
- the dut gene encoding dUTP diphosphatase has product MKPPIVSLQIVNPGAVIPEYKTPGSAGMDLSACLTGNLILPKGEVVFVPTGLAMAIPDGYEGQIRPRSGFSTKNRIIMPNSPGTIDSDYRGEILIPLLNLSGADFVLEPGTRVAQIVFQAVGQLSLQVVSELSTTERGSGGFGSTGK; this is encoded by the coding sequence ATGAAACCTCCCATTGTATCTCTCCAAATTGTAAATCCTGGGGCCGTCATTCCCGAATACAAAACACCTGGTTCTGCGGGTATGGACCTTTCGGCCTGTCTCACTGGTAATCTAATCCTTCCCAAAGGCGAAGTGGTCTTTGTCCCAACGGGCCTTGCCATGGCCATCCCCGATGGGTATGAAGGGCAAATTCGCCCGAGAAGTGGGTTCTCTACGAAAAATAGAATCATCATGCCCAATAGTCCAGGAACCATCGATTCTGATTATAGGGGAGAAATTCTCATCCCTCTCCTCAATTTGAGTGGAGCTGACTTTGTCCTCGAACCGGGAACCCGTGTGGCCCAGATTGTGTTTCAAGCTGTGGGTCAGTTGAGCTTGCAAGTCGTGTCAGAACTTTCGACCACAGAAAGGGGATCCGGCGGATTTGGAAGCACAGGAAAATAA
- the flgG gene encoding flagellar basal-body rod protein FlgG, whose amino-acid sequence MMRSLWTGATGMIAQQFHIDTVANNLANVNTTGFKKNRVDFEDLVYQHQVLAGTPATSVSEIPTGVNVGHGVKVAATQKLFEIGSFQATGNKLDLALTGEMAFFKIQMPDGTFSYSRDGSFKIDSNQQVVTSNGYLLEPPIILPENAILNTLMVSEEGEVTVKIGNDIRPTTIGQLELYRFVNPAGLQAVGKNLFRETVASGAEIPGMPSQEGYGSVLQGFLEMSNVKIVEEMVNMIVAQRAYESNSKTIQTSDNMLSTAIGLKR is encoded by the coding sequence ATGATGCGATCCCTTTGGACCGGCGCTACCGGGATGATTGCCCAACAATTTCATATTGATACCGTTGCCAACAACTTGGCCAACGTAAACACTACCGGTTTTAAAAAGAACCGTGTGGACTTTGAAGATTTAGTCTACCAACACCAAGTCCTTGCGGGAACTCCAGCCACCTCTGTTTCCGAAATTCCGACTGGTGTGAATGTGGGTCATGGGGTGAAAGTCGCCGCCACACAGAAGTTATTCGAAATCGGTTCTTTCCAAGCCACTGGAAACAAACTCGACCTTGCCCTGACGGGGGAGATGGCATTCTTTAAAATCCAAATGCCTGACGGAACCTTTTCCTATTCGAGGGACGGATCTTTTAAGATCGATTCCAACCAACAAGTGGTCACCTCGAACGGATATCTACTCGAACCGCCCATCATCCTTCCAGAAAACGCCATCCTCAATACTCTTATGGTATCTGAAGAAGGGGAAGTCACAGTAAAAATTGGAAACGACATTCGTCCGACAACGATTGGCCAATTAGAACTCTACCGGTTTGTCAATCCAGCTGGTCTCCAAGCTGTGGGTAAAAACTTGTTTCGAGAAACTGTGGCTTCCGGTGCAGAAATTCCTGGAATGCCCTCGCAAGAAGGATACGGAAGTGTCCTCCAAGGATTTTTAGAAATGAGTAACGTAAAAATCGTAGAGGAGATGGTGAATATGATTGTGGCACAAAGGGCCTACGAATCCAATTCCAAAACCATCCAAACCTCGGATAACATGCTTTCTACGGCGATTGGTTTGAAACGTTAA
- a CDS encoding flagellar basal body L-ring protein FlgH: MKSNIHLDSKSNLNSGANDQFNVDHNQIVITKRISFERTSLGRKFVISISELAAISFLTFTCLSILSADSLWKDKDPYSYPKTIQPGTVVKVVLKNGLRVEYESEYKATFDNDIKTVPDKKLVPDLPTYNSNSTYMRSKVGKSKSQGKVVGVMAVLVTGIDPGTGNLELEGSKVFNLSEERINLRLSGTISPEDLDKNRFISSDLIANLRVEYQGTLNPKELTNPNIQMKRITNPDGTVTEKAELSEPEKQEIILKNIKRLLGESE; this comes from the coding sequence ATGAAATCAAATATACATTTAGATTCAAAATCTAATTTAAATTCAGGTGCAAATGATCAATTTAATGTGGATCATAATCAGATTGTTATCACAAAAAGGATTTCCTTCGAGAGAACTTCACTGGGAAGGAAATTTGTCATTTCGATTTCTGAACTTGCAGCCATTAGTTTTTTGACTTTCACTTGTCTTTCTATTTTGTCCGCAGATTCCTTATGGAAAGACAAAGATCCGTATTCGTATCCGAAAACCATCCAACCAGGAACGGTTGTCAAAGTAGTTTTAAAAAATGGACTTCGGGTAGAATACGAATCGGAATACAAAGCTACCTTTGATAATGATATCAAAACCGTTCCCGATAAAAAATTAGTCCCTGACCTACCGACTTATAATTCCAATTCCACTTATATGCGCTCCAAAGTGGGGAAATCAAAATCCCAAGGCAAAGTAGTGGGTGTGATGGCGGTTCTTGTCACAGGGATTGATCCAGGGACAGGAAATTTGGAGCTTGAGGGAAGTAAGGTATTTAACTTATCGGAAGAGAGGATTAACCTTCGTTTGTCGGGAACGATTTCCCCTGAAGATTTAGATAAAAATCGGTTTATTTCGAGTGATCTCATTGCCAACTTGCGAGTGGAATACCAAGGAACCTTAAATCCAAAAGAATTAACCAATCCCAATATCCAAATGAAACGAATTACCAATCCTGATGGAACGGTAACGGAAAAAGCGGAACTTTCTGAACCTGAAAAACAAGAAATTATCTTAAAGAATATCAAACGACTCTTAGGGGAAAGTGAGTGA
- a CDS encoding flagellar basal body P-ring protein FlgI: MAIKEMSQIYLSILLWIQSFRNQWDGNSTCNKSFDRNRKRKSITNSKISILRKEFSFVYLLSLVLFSLHSFPIFAVETRLKDLVRIDAVRENQLTGFGLVVGLNGTGDTKNPLTEEALQNYLAGLGVNTKKNLRDVKNTASVLITANVPVNLKEGDKIDILVSSLGDARSLEGGVLLQSPLKAGNGETIAVGSGVLVFGGKEKKRGGSDKKSGSNTALVPMGAILEKSVPNAPITKSVKLTLLEKDYTTMGAIVEAITNELSIVPEVVSPTEILVPLPLKTSAVNAAGEMAAGEPKLDLAFLAKLENLTVNSSPVARVVINERTGTIVMGANIAIDEVAISQQGLTIQIANRDKARYFFPIQDEGKGESVFVLKETTQVSDVVAALNKVGASTRDIISILEALKKQGALKAELVIQ, translated from the coding sequence ATGGCTATAAAAGAAATGAGTCAAATTTACTTAAGTATTTTGCTATGGATCCAATCTTTCCGGAATCAATGGGATGGCAATTCAACTTGCAATAAAAGTTTCGATCGGAATAGGAAACGTAAATCGATTACTAACAGTAAAATTTCTATACTCCGTAAAGAATTTAGTTTTGTATATCTCTTATCTTTGGTTCTTTTCAGTTTACATTCATTCCCGATATTTGCCGTCGAAACTCGCCTGAAAGATTTAGTGCGTATCGATGCCGTACGTGAAAACCAACTGACTGGTTTTGGTCTTGTGGTCGGACTGAATGGAACAGGGGATACAAAAAATCCTCTCACTGAAGAAGCCTTACAAAACTATCTTGCGGGCCTTGGTGTGAATACAAAAAAGAATCTAAGGGATGTGAAAAACACAGCTTCCGTTCTTATCACTGCTAATGTTCCCGTCAATCTGAAAGAAGGCGATAAAATTGATATTTTAGTCTCTTCTCTTGGAGATGCACGTTCTTTGGAAGGAGGAGTGCTCTTACAATCTCCCCTCAAAGCAGGAAATGGTGAGACCATTGCGGTTGGCTCCGGCGTACTTGTGTTTGGTGGAAAAGAAAAAAAACGAGGTGGGTCCGATAAAAAGTCGGGATCCAATACGGCCCTTGTTCCCATGGGTGCCATTTTAGAAAAATCCGTTCCCAATGCCCCTATCACTAAATCGGTCAAACTGACCTTACTCGAAAAAGACTACACAACGATGGGAGCCATTGTGGAAGCCATCACGAATGAACTTTCGATTGTTCCCGAGGTGGTATCTCCCACAGAAATTCTCGTTCCGCTTCCACTAAAAACTTCGGCTGTGAATGCAGCGGGGGAGATGGCTGCGGGTGAACCCAAATTAGATTTAGCCTTCCTCGCAAAATTAGAAAATTTAACTGTCAATTCCTCACCTGTAGCTCGGGTCGTGATCAACGAACGTACGGGAACCATTGTGATGGGAGCCAATATTGCGATTGATGAAGTGGCGATCTCCCAACAAGGTCTCACCATCCAGATTGCCAACCGTGACAAGGCTAGGTACTTCTTTCCCATCCAAGACGAGGGAAAAGGGGAATCGGTTTTCGTTTTAAAGGAGACCACCCAAGTCTCGGATGTTGTGGCAGCCCTCAACAAAGTGGGTGCCTCTACCCGGGATATCATTTCCATTCTGGAAGCTCTAAAAAAACAAGGGGCTTTAAAAGCAGAACTTGTGATTCAGTAA
- the rpsO gene encoding 30S ribosomal protein S15 produces the protein MITKEQKQQIIATFGSKPNDSGSAEVQIALLDSRIKDLTEHFKANKKDFHSRRGLIAMVNQRKSLLEYLKRSNLESYKKLIEKLGLRK, from the coding sequence ATGATCACAAAAGAACAAAAACAGCAGATCATTGCTACTTTCGGTAGCAAACCAAACGACTCAGGTTCTGCAGAAGTACAAATCGCTCTTCTCGACTCTCGTATTAAAGACCTTACTGAACACTTCAAAGCTAATAAGAAGGACTTCCACTCTCGCCGCGGTCTAATCGCTATGGTGAACCAGAGAAAGAGTTTGTTGGAATATCTAAAACGTTCCAACCTAGAAAGTTATAAAAAGCTGATTGAAAAACTCGGCCTTAGGAAATAA
- the truB gene encoding tRNA pseudouridine(55) synthase TruB — MSKIYQSGFLFVYKPPGITSSDLVLKTKRLLKQKSIGHTGTLDRFAEGLLILPCGDYTAFSQVFLGKDKTYFAEVVVGLRTDSGDPEGVVEVDERETILPVFSSEFSKERLEEELGGLTKLKSQKAPKISALKVGGKRQSDLVREGSVVEEKERAISIYKVSEIQRTDLGFSFRIHVSSGTYIRKIVLDLSDKWGIPLSLGRLIRESIGEFDLNGVKPLEEITHLDLRSWKEVFPLPIRIADEAEKKAVIHGGYIWDKLPKADENGFYILDSDETTILAWCSYDGKPDHIPYRYRKVFFDPSLKIMFSK; from the coding sequence ATGTCTAAAATCTACCAATCTGGATTTTTATTTGTTTATAAACCACCTGGGATCACAAGTTCCGATTTAGTTTTAAAAACCAAACGCCTTCTCAAACAAAAGTCAATCGGCCACACGGGAACCCTCGACCGGTTTGCCGAGGGCCTTCTTATTTTGCCCTGCGGCGACTACACTGCTTTTTCCCAAGTATTCCTTGGAAAAGACAAAACCTATTTTGCGGAAGTGGTTGTGGGGCTCCGCACCGATTCAGGAGATCCTGAGGGAGTGGTGGAAGTGGATGAAAGAGAAACTATCCTTCCTGTTTTTTCTTCCGAGTTTTCTAAAGAAAGATTGGAAGAGGAACTCGGTGGGCTCACCAAACTCAAATCTCAAAAAGCTCCTAAAATTTCAGCCCTCAAAGTAGGTGGCAAACGCCAATCCGATCTAGTCCGGGAAGGGTCCGTTGTGGAAGAAAAGGAAAGGGCCATTTCGATCTACAAAGTATCCGAGATCCAAAGGACAGATCTTGGTTTTTCCTTTCGGATCCACGTGAGTTCTGGAACGTACATCCGAAAAATTGTTTTGGATCTATCGGACAAGTGGGGGATTCCGCTTTCCTTGGGGCGGCTTATCCGCGAATCCATCGGAGAATTCGATTTAAACGGGGTAAAACCCCTGGAAGAAATCACCCATTTGGACCTACGCTCTTGGAAGGAAGTATTTCCGCTTCCCATCCGCATAGCCGACGAGGCGGAAAAAAAGGCCGTGATCCATGGGGGATACATTTGGGACAAACTCCCGAAGGCAGATGAAAATGGTTTTTATATCTTGGATTCTGACGAAACCACCATCCTTGCTTGGTGTTCTTACGACGGGAAACCGGACCACATTCCCTACCGTTACAGAAAAGTATTTTTTGACCCTTCCTTAAAAATTATGTTTTCTAAATGA
- the pnp gene encoding polyribonucleotide nucleotidyltransferase, whose translation MATELTGSWGRDSITIETGKWAKQAHGSVVYKTGNLVLLATVCAAEEPKEGQDFFPLTCEYTEKAYSVGRFPGGYFKREAKPAEHEVLLSRILDRPIRPMFPEGYFSEVQLLVQVLSADKQVSVQGHAINAASAALSVSSIPFAGPIAGARIGRIAGEFILNPTNEEITRSDLDLVVAGTKEAIVMIEGEASEISKEDMMAALRFAQEQLKVAVEMQETLAAKNGTVKKEVVLKTPDKELLKKVREFAYDRLAAANKNSDKAKRNDDIKAINKETVEHFKTLLAPEDKSKDIKHYLHELEYEVVRELVLNEGIRFDGRKTNEIRQISCEIDVLPGPHGSAVFTRGQTQSLGVVTLGTTSDNQRYETLEGSKEKNFMLHYNFPAFSVGEVRRNSGPGRREIGHGNLAERAIKKVLPTQVDFPYVIRIVSEILESNGSSSMASVCSGTLALMAGGVPISGAVSGIAMGLFSDEKGRFAVLSDIAGIEDHFGDMDFKLAGTKKGITAFQMDLKVNGLGLEVLQKAIEQAEVGRDHILGEMNKAISSVKGNLSLNAPRITLKQIPKDRIGELIGPGGKMIRAIIEQSGSEISVDDTGKVTIASPSEEAKEKAIAMIDGIFEEIEVGRIYDGVIKRIADFGAFVEILPGKEGLCHISKLDVKRVQSVRDIVTEGDKIQVKVISVDKMGKIDLSRKDVLLDN comes from the coding sequence ATGGCTACAGAGTTGACTGGTTCTTGGGGTAGAGACTCTATCACCATTGAGACCGGCAAGTGGGCGAAACAAGCTCACGGGTCGGTTGTATACAAAACCGGAAATTTAGTTCTCCTCGCCACTGTTTGTGCTGCGGAAGAACCAAAAGAAGGACAAGATTTTTTCCCACTTACTTGTGAATACACTGAGAAAGCCTACTCGGTAGGTCGTTTTCCTGGTGGATACTTCAAACGCGAAGCAAAACCTGCAGAACACGAAGTATTACTTTCCCGAATTTTAGATCGTCCCATTCGCCCTATGTTTCCAGAAGGGTACTTCTCTGAAGTACAACTTCTAGTACAAGTATTATCTGCAGACAAACAAGTTTCTGTCCAAGGGCATGCGATTAACGCAGCTTCGGCGGCACTTTCTGTTTCTTCCATTCCTTTTGCAGGCCCCATTGCTGGTGCTCGTATTGGTAGGATCGCTGGTGAATTCATTCTGAACCCCACAAACGAAGAGATCACAAGATCTGATTTGGATTTGGTGGTTGCAGGGACAAAAGAAGCCATCGTTATGATCGAAGGGGAAGCAAGCGAAATCTCTAAAGAAGATATGATGGCTGCTCTCCGTTTTGCCCAAGAACAACTAAAAGTTGCTGTTGAGATGCAAGAGACTTTGGCGGCAAAAAATGGAACTGTCAAAAAAGAAGTCGTTTTAAAAACTCCTGACAAAGAACTTCTTAAAAAAGTTCGTGAGTTCGCCTACGACCGTTTGGCGGCTGCAAACAAAAATTCTGACAAAGCAAAACGTAATGATGACATCAAAGCCATCAACAAAGAAACAGTAGAACATTTTAAAACCCTACTGGCTCCAGAAGACAAATCAAAAGATATCAAACATTACTTACATGAATTAGAATACGAAGTGGTCCGCGAACTAGTGCTAAACGAAGGAATTCGTTTTGATGGTCGTAAAACCAATGAAATTCGTCAAATTTCTTGTGAGATTGATGTCCTTCCTGGACCTCATGGATCAGCAGTATTCACTCGAGGACAAACCCAATCCCTGGGTGTTGTGACTCTAGGAACTACTTCTGACAACCAAAGATACGAAACTTTGGAAGGTTCCAAAGAAAAGAACTTTATGTTGCATTACAATTTCCCTGCATTCTCTGTTGGGGAAGTTCGTAGAAATTCAGGCCCGGGCCGACGAGAAATTGGTCACGGAAACCTAGCAGAACGTGCGATTAAAAAAGTCCTTCCGACGCAAGTGGACTTTCCTTATGTGATTCGAATTGTTTCTGAAATTTTAGAATCCAATGGTTCTTCTTCTATGGCTTCCGTTTGTTCGGGAACCTTGGCCCTTATGGCTGGGGGAGTTCCGATTTCTGGTGCCGTATCTGGAATTGCGATGGGGCTTTTCAGTGATGAAAAAGGTCGGTTTGCGGTTCTTTCTGATATCGCCGGAATCGAAGACCACTTCGGAGACATGGATTTCAAACTCGCAGGAACCAAAAAAGGCATCACTGCCTTCCAAATGGACTTAAAAGTCAATGGACTTGGTTTGGAAGTTTTACAAAAAGCCATCGAACAAGCAGAAGTGGGTCGCGATCATATCCTTGGGGAAATGAACAAAGCAATTTCTTCTGTCAAAGGCAATTTGAGTTTAAATGCACCGCGTATTACTCTGAAACAAATTCCGAAAGATCGAATTGGGGAGCTTATTGGTCCTGGTGGTAAAATGATCCGTGCGATCATCGAACAATCTGGTTCTGAGATTTCTGTAGATGACACGGGAAAGGTAACCATTGCCTCTCCAAGTGAAGAAGCGAAAGAAAAAGCCATTGCCATGATTGATGGAATCTTTGAAGAAATCGAAGTAGGAAGGATCTATGATGGTGTCATCAAACGAATCGCCGACTTTGGTGCCTTTGTGGAAATTTTGCCAGGAAAAGAAGGCCTCTGTCACATATCTAAACTAGATGTGAAACGAGTGCAATCGGTTCGTGACATTGTTACCGAAGGGGACAAGATCCAAGTGAAAGTGATTTCCGTTGATAAAATGGGAAAAATCGACCTTTCCAGAAAGGATGTTCTTCTAGACAACTAA
- the flgA gene encoding flagellar basal body P-ring formation chaperone FlgA: MKLWFLLFFSLVLSLSLGAKEKEIRLYLKPKTIVGNSEIRLSDFTNWKGNWNPVLFHNLPSPLVLDPEELKASLNSRYKKETGEDLFLEVMGKEGILLPKTSVVGKKDLERSLWKELQESVGGSLGEEGNSIRLSSEKDSIQTITGTKLVWRNTGRTLHAGKRLFPLDYYFEGKMVHSESIPFLIEEKKKAYFTTREIPSKAVLTDADVALKEFFTADHNREYMDESPVGKTALGVLTSDTAIERKQVRTLHTIERGQEVQLVYTAGNLLLKIKTRALGSGNRGDEIQVLNLASQKIIKARVQNEGICLLEEL; the protein is encoded by the coding sequence ATGAAACTTTGGTTCCTCCTCTTTTTTAGTTTGGTTCTTTCTTTGTCACTCGGTGCAAAGGAAAAGGAGATTCGTCTCTATTTAAAACCCAAAACCATTGTGGGGAATAGTGAGATCCGTTTGTCTGATTTTACCAACTGGAAAGGAAACTGGAACCCAGTGTTGTTTCATAATTTACCATCCCCTCTGGTTTTAGATCCGGAAGAATTAAAGGCATCGCTAAACTCTCGTTACAAAAAAGAAACGGGAGAAGATCTTTTTTTGGAAGTGATGGGAAAAGAAGGTATTCTACTTCCGAAAACAAGTGTTGTCGGAAAAAAAGATTTAGAACGAAGTCTTTGGAAAGAACTGCAAGAGTCTGTTGGTGGTTCTCTCGGTGAAGAAGGTAATTCCATTCGTTTGAGTTCCGAAAAAGATTCGATTCAGACCATCACTGGTACAAAACTCGTATGGCGTAATACGGGTCGCACCCTCCATGCAGGAAAAAGACTTTTTCCCTTGGACTATTATTTTGAAGGGAAGATGGTGCACTCCGAATCCATTCCCTTTCTCATAGAAGAAAAGAAAAAAGCTTACTTCACCACAAGAGAGATTCCCTCCAAAGCAGTCTTAACGGATGCCGACGTGGCTCTAAAAGAATTTTTTACCGCAGACCATAACAGAGAGTATATGGACGAAAGTCCTGTGGGAAAAACAGCTCTCGGAGTTCTCACAAGTGACACAGCCATTGAAAGAAAACAAGTGAGAACCTTACATACGATAGAGAGAGGACAAGAAGTCCAATTAGTATATACTGCCGGAAATTTATTATTAAAAATCAAAACAAGGGCACTTGGTTCTGGGAACCGTGGGGATGAAATCCAAGTTTTGAACTTAGCCTCGCAAAAAATCATCAAAGCCCGTGTGCAAAATGAAGGGATCTGCCTTCTGGAAGAGTTATAA
- a CDS encoding rod-binding protein codes for MDIHKIQDYSGRLSRSQDESILNRMKSYSNDLEKPKKQGVSDFQNLIETHEDLMGKISSSSLRVPQNIREEIKEDPYRKKLYDASVEFESVFVKMMLKEMKNTIHKEKMIDGGYAEEIFEDMLYDEYAKNISQNESMGIAEEIYKQMSASLPPVKKNPYL; via the coding sequence ATGGACATTCACAAAATCCAAGACTACTCTGGAAGACTCAGCCGTTCTCAAGATGAATCCATCCTGAATCGGATGAAATCCTATTCGAATGATTTAGAAAAACCGAAAAAACAGGGTGTCTCTGATTTTCAAAACCTAATCGAAACCCATGAAGACCTTATGGGAAAGATAAGTTCGTCTTCCCTTCGAGTGCCACAAAACATTCGGGAGGAAATTAAAGAAGATCCTTATAGAAAAAAGCTCTATGATGCTTCTGTAGAGTTTGAATCTGTTTTTGTGAAGATGATGCTAAAAGAAATGAAAAACACCATCCACAAAGAAAAAATGATCGATGGTGGGTATGCGGAAGAAATTTTTGAAGACATGCTCTATGATGAGTATGCCAAAAACATTTCTCAAAACGAATCTATGGGGATTGCCGAAGAGATTTACAAACAAATGTCAGCATCTCTTCCGCCTGTCAAAAAGAATCCTTATCTATAG
- a CDS encoding M16 family metallopeptidase gives MASVIECKRTVLPNGLTVLFQPMKHASSMGVGVFLKQGSLAETNSEHGYFHFLEHMLFKDTERRTSKDIAESIERVGGILNGSTGREYTQYYVVAIKDQAELAFEILSDMLFRPLFRKEDIKTEKGVIMEEMRSYEDAPDDFVYDYYFRNIFGKSPYGRDIIGTKKSVTGVSEKSIRSFFEKHYFPKNMVISVSGNFTWEKILDLTNKYFSFENPKGKHPTELIIPAPKKHYSKHLERRKIEQFHIMLGVNGNKRDYRTVTVTQLISTILGGGMASRLFQNIREKEGLCYSIYSFPSYYKTTGLFSISSATSKEKAARCVELILKELESISKNGFSKSELADAKSNQMGSIAIGYELPENRMNNIGLQEIYYGKYFSLEDRMKSIKSVTLEEINETAKQLFDLKKVHLSCVGDMSESQFSKIPVQL, from the coding sequence ATGGCATCCGTCATCGAATGCAAACGAACCGTTTTACCGAATGGGCTAACGGTTCTCTTCCAACCTATGAAACACGCATCCTCTATGGGGGTGGGTGTTTTTTTGAAACAGGGCAGTCTTGCCGAAACCAATTCCGAACATGGTTACTTTCACTTTTTAGAGCACATGCTCTTTAAGGATACAGAGCGTCGGACCAGTAAAGACATTGCCGAATCCATTGAACGTGTGGGTGGGATTTTAAATGGATCCACTGGGCGCGAATACACGCAGTACTATGTAGTTGCCATCAAAGACCAAGCGGAGCTTGCTTTTGAAATCCTTTCTGATATGTTATTTCGTCCCCTTTTTCGCAAAGAAGACATCAAAACAGAGAAGGGTGTCATTATGGAAGAGATGCGTTCCTATGAAGATGCGCCCGATGATTTTGTCTATGATTATTACTTTCGCAATATTTTTGGAAAGTCACCTTACGGGCGTGATATCATTGGAACCAAAAAATCAGTCACAGGTGTCAGTGAAAAATCCATCCGCAGTTTTTTTGAGAAACACTATTTTCCCAAAAATATGGTAATCTCTGTTTCTGGAAATTTTACTTGGGAAAAAATTTTAGACCTCACAAACAAATATTTTTCCTTTGAAAATCCTAAGGGTAAACATCCGACAGAACTCATCATCCCTGCACCTAAGAAACATTATTCCAAACATCTGGAACGCCGAAAAATCGAACAGTTCCATATAATGCTTGGGGTGAATGGAAACAAAAGGGACTACCGAACGGTCACTGTCACCCAACTCATCTCCACCATCCTGGGTGGGGGAATGGCATCACGACTCTTTCAAAACATCCGCGAAAAAGAAGGGCTTTGTTATAGTATTTATAGTTTCCCTTCCTATTACAAAACAACAGGACTATTTTCCATCTCCTCAGCCACTTCCAAAGAGAAGGCAGCCCGTTGTGTGGAGCTCATTCTAAAAGAGTTAGAAAGTATTTCGAAAAATGGTTTTTCTAAATCAGAACTAGCAGATGCGAAATCAAACCAAATGGGTTCGATTGCCATCGGGTATGAACTCCCCGAGAACCGAATGAACAATATTGGCCTCCAAGAAATCTATTACGGAAAATACTTCTCATTGGAAGACCGAATGAAATCGATCAAGTCTGTGACCTTAGAGGAAATCAATGAGACCGCGAAACAGTTGTTTGATTTGAAAAAAGTGCATTTGTCTTGTGTGGGGGATATGTCGGAAAGTCAATTCTCCAAAATCCCGGTGCAGTTGTAA